The Bernardetia sp. ABR2-2B DNA window GCAGAAAAAAAATATTTTGCTAGACTAAAAAAATACTTAACATATAGTAATATAGCTTTGTTACTATGTATTTTTATAACTATCCTCAGCGTAATTTATAGTGAATTTTTTCGTGGAGACTTTCGCTATATCGTTTATGCTCCAGTTGCTTTAATGGTTATAGTTATAGCAATGAAAGTCCAATTTTTTCTTAACTCGGACAAAGCTACACAAGAACATCAACACGTTAGAGTATCATTTGTAAAGGACTGTATTGAGATTATAGCTTTTATATGTGCTGGGATATACTTTTTATATCAACTTGTTGGAAATGTTGATATTACAAACATGGATTTAGAAGTAAAAGCACAAAGGTTAGAAATTAACCAAGATGACGACCATTTGGCAGTAGAAGTCAAACTAAAGAAAGGAGATATTGCATCAGTATATCTACACGACATCAAAGGTTTTATATATGATGCTCAGTCTAATAAATTTGTTGATACATTACTCTTTCATGGATTATCAAGAGTTACTATTCCCATGAAAGATTCTACTAAAATAGAGGAAGGTTATACAACATTTGCTAAAGTTGATTCTACTCCAAAGTATAGAATAGCAAGTAATGAAAGTACCCAATTTTCAGCATATCAAGAAATTAGCCACAAAGGAGCTTATCGTGTTGATATAATTGTCATTACTGAAAGAATGAAATTACTACATAATGTACAATCACAATACAGAGCATCAACTATTACACTACCTATACAGAGTAAAAAAATAAAGACAACTGTTCAAGATTCATTAAATAGTAATTAATATATCCTATACAGTTTTTTATAAATCAATTATTTATCTTTTTGAGTATTTGTTTACTATATTTGATTTTTAAAAATTAGTCTTGTAGGTTTACAAATACTCAACATGTCAGAAGAACAAAGACGTTTGCTTGAACGCAAACTATGGGATATTGCCGATGAATTGCGTGGAAAAATGGACGCAGACGAATATAGAGATTATATTTTAGGCTTTATTTTCTACAAATACCTTTCAGAAAAACAATATATTTTTGCTAATAATCTTCTCCAATACGAAGAGCAAAAAGATTATAGAAAAATAAAAGACCAAGGTTCGTTAGATGTTATAAAAGATGAATCTATTGGTACGCTCGGTTTTTTTCTAAAACCAAATGAACTTTTTTCTTCTGTGGTGGAAAAAGGTCTTCGAAAACGCAATGATGATGTTTCTGAGGAAGAACAACAAGAAAACTTTGTTATAAACGACTTATCAACTATTCTTCTCAATGTACAGAGTAGTACAATGGGACAAGAAAGTGAAGAAGAATTTGATAATCTTTTCGAAGATTTAGACCTTCATAGCACTAAATTAGGTAGAAGTCCAAAAGATAGAAATATCTTAATTGTAAAAATATTAGCGCATTTGGATAAGATTGATTTTCAATTAGAAAATCTTGAAGCTGATGTTTTGGGAGATGCCTATGAATATCTTATTGGACAGTTTGCATCTGGAGCAGGAAAAAAAGCAGGAGAATTTTATACTCCTCAAGAAGTTTCTACTATTTTGGCTCGTTTGGTTACGATTGGAAAAAAGAAACTCAAAACCGTTTATGACCCTACTTGTGGTTCTGGTTCTTTGCTTTTACGTGTGCGTAGGCAAGTGGAAAAAGTAGGCGAATTTTATGGTCAAGAACTCAACCGTACTACCTACAACCTTGCTCGTATGAATATGATTTTGCACGATGTGCATTATACACAATTCAATATCCAACAAGCTGATACATTAGAAGACCCAAAACACACAGATTTACAGTTTGAGGCGATTGTCGCTAACCCTCCTTTTTCGGCTAAATGGACTGGTAAGAAAAACCCTTTATTTAGTAATGATGACCGTTTTAGTCAGTACGGCTCATTAGCTCCATCAAGTAAAGCCGATTTTGCTTTTGTACAACACATGATTTATCATTTGGCTGATAACGGAACAATGGCGTGTGTACTTCCTCACGGTGTTTTGTTTAGAGGAGCTGCCGAAGGTCGCATTCGTGAGTACATTATCAAAGAAATGAATTACTTAGATGCTGTCATTGGCTTACCTGCTAATATTTTCTATGGTACAAGTATTCCTACTTGTATTTTGGTATTGAGTAAGTGCCGAGTAAATAGTGATAATGTCCTTTTTATTGATGCTAGTAATCATTTTGCAAAGGAAAAGAATCAAAATAAGCTATTACCAAGTGATATTGAGCGCATTTTGAATGCTTATACAGAACGTAAAAACATAGATAAATACGCTTATGTTGCTTCATTAGAAGAGATAGCTGAAAATGATTATAACCTCAATATTCCTCGCTATGTAGATACATTTGAGGAAGAGGAAAAAATTGATGTAGATGCTGTATTGAAAGAATTAAAAGAAGTAGAAACAGAGCTTTCTAGCACTGATACTACTATTGATAGTTTTTGTAAAGAATTAGGAATCGAAAACCCTTTTAACTAATGGAAAAAGTAAAAAAGAACATTCCTACTTTGCGTTTTCCTCAATTTGAAGGAAAATGGGAAACAAAGAAAATAGGTCAAATTTTACAAATAGGTTCTGGTAAAGATTTTAAACATCTAAAAAAAGGCAATATTCCTGTATTTGGTACTGGAGGGTTAATGGATAAGGTTGATACTGCTCTTTATACAGGAGAAACGGTATTTATTGGTCGTAAAGGCACAATAGATAAACCTGTCTATTTCAATGGTAGTTTTTGGACAGTTGATACTTTGTTTTATACTTATGATTTCAATTTGTCATACCCTAAGTTTGTATATGCTCTTTTTCAGAGAATAAATTGGTATGCACATAATGAAGCATCTGGCGTTCCAAGTTTATCAAAAACAACTATAAATAGTTTGAAAATAAACCTCCCCTCTTTATCTGAACAACAAAAAATAGCCAATTTTCTAACTACCACAGATAAACGTATTGAGTTACTTACCAAAAAGAAAGAACTCTGTCAGCAGTATAAAAAGGCAATGATGCAAAAGCTATTCAGTCAAGAACTACGCTTTAAAGATGAGAATGGGAAGAATTTTCCTAAGTGGGAAACTAAGAAGTTAAGGGAAATAACTGAAAGTCTTTCTTCTGGAAAAACAAAGCCACAAAATGAAGGGAGTATAAATGTTTATGGTTCAATGGGAATAATCGGAAAATGTATTGATGCAACCCACAAAGGAGAATATATTTTAATAGCAAGAGTTGGAGCAAATGCAGGGACTTTATTTGTAATTAATGATGAGTTTAGTGTAACAGATAATACTTTAATTTTAAAATTAAATGAGAGAAGTATATTAAAATTTATTGCCTATTCTCTTGATAAATTAAATTTAAATAAATTAGTTTTTGGTTCTGGGCAACCTTTAATTACAGCAGGACAACTTAAACAATTAAAAATAAATCTTCCATCACTCCAAGAACAGAAAAAAATAGCAGGTTTTTTAACTGCTTTAGATAAAAAAGTAGAATTGGTAGAGAAACAAATTCAATTCTCTGAGCAATTCAAAAAGTATTTATTGCAGAATTTATTTGTGTAAAAATTAAAAAATTAAAAATAATTAGTTTGTTTCACTTAAAAGTGAAACGAGATTTGATAATATAGAGTTATATGAATACATTTGCGTTAGAAATTTTTGACGATGAAGGCAAAAAGTGTACTTTTTATACAGTTCGTTGGGACGATATAGAAGTGAGCGAAACCGAGAAGTTTTTTTCTAAGTTTCGTCAAGATGCTGATTTAAAGCCTTCATTACTAAACTTAGCCAAATTCATTGAAATCGTAATCGGCG harbors:
- a CDS encoding type I restriction-modification system subunit M; translated protein: MSEEQRRLLERKLWDIADELRGKMDADEYRDYILGFIFYKYLSEKQYIFANNLLQYEEQKDYRKIKDQGSLDVIKDESIGTLGFFLKPNELFSSVVEKGLRKRNDDVSEEEQQENFVINDLSTILLNVQSSTMGQESEEEFDNLFEDLDLHSTKLGRSPKDRNILIVKILAHLDKIDFQLENLEADVLGDAYEYLIGQFASGAGKKAGEFYTPQEVSTILARLVTIGKKKLKTVYDPTCGSGSLLLRVRRQVEKVGEFYGQELNRTTYNLARMNMILHDVHYTQFNIQQADTLEDPKHTDLQFEAIVANPPFSAKWTGKKNPLFSNDDRFSQYGSLAPSSKADFAFVQHMIYHLADNGTMACVLPHGVLFRGAAEGRIREYIIKEMNYLDAVIGLPANIFYGTSIPTCILVLSKCRVNSDNVLFIDASNHFAKEKNQNKLLPSDIERILNAYTERKNIDKYAYVASLEEIAENDYNLNIPRYVDTFEEEEKIDVDAVLKELKEVETELSSTDTTIDSFCKELGIENPFN
- a CDS encoding restriction endonuclease subunit S; this translates as MEKVKKNIPTLRFPQFEGKWETKKIGQILQIGSGKDFKHLKKGNIPVFGTGGLMDKVDTALYTGETVFIGRKGTIDKPVYFNGSFWTVDTLFYTYDFNLSYPKFVYALFQRINWYAHNEASGVPSLSKTTINSLKINLPSLSEQQKIANFLTTTDKRIELLTKKKELCQQYKKAMMQKLFSQELRFKDENGKNFPKWETKKLREITESLSSGKTKPQNEGSINVYGSMGIIGKCIDATHKGEYILIARVGANAGTLFVINDEFSVTDNTLILKLNERSILKFIAYSLDKLNLNKLVFGSGQPLITAGQLKQLKINLPSLQEQKKIAGFLTALDKKVELVEKQIQFSEQFKKYLLQNLFV